A DNA window from Cystobacter fuscus DSM 2262 contains the following coding sequences:
- a CDS encoding alpha/beta hydrolase — translation MARFDEGFFTSRDGLRLYWRSDQPEQPRAHVAVVHGYGDHIGRYLPTIEALTGQGFAVHGFDYRGHGRADGRRGHCDAWPDYLDDLNAFWERVRAAAGGGKLFLLGHSHGALMSVHQWARGGLQGLSGMMLSSPFFKLAITPPPVKLLAAKILARVLPWAPLPTELKLEQLSRDESVQRAAGADPLYGRIVTPRWFIESAKAQARVLAIAPGLQVPLLLFSGAEDGVAKVETGRAFFDAVGSRDKVYKAYPGMRHEPLNELGREQVFRDICNWISERL, via the coding sequence GGATGGGCTCCGCCTCTACTGGAGATCCGATCAGCCGGAGCAGCCTCGTGCCCACGTGGCCGTGGTGCACGGCTATGGCGATCACATCGGCCGCTACCTGCCGACCATCGAGGCGCTCACGGGGCAGGGCTTCGCCGTGCACGGCTTCGACTACCGCGGCCACGGCCGGGCGGACGGGCGCCGGGGCCATTGCGATGCGTGGCCGGACTACCTGGACGACTTGAACGCCTTCTGGGAGCGGGTGCGCGCGGCGGCGGGTGGCGGCAAGCTCTTCCTGCTCGGGCACAGCCACGGGGCCTTGATGTCCGTGCACCAGTGGGCGAGGGGCGGGCTGCAGGGGCTGAGCGGAATGATGTTGTCCTCGCCCTTCTTCAAGCTCGCCATCACTCCGCCCCCGGTGAAGCTGCTGGCGGCGAAGATATTGGCGCGGGTGCTGCCGTGGGCGCCCCTGCCCACCGAGCTCAAGCTCGAACAGCTCAGCCGGGACGAATCGGTGCAGCGCGCGGCGGGCGCGGATCCGCTCTACGGCCGGATCGTCACCCCGCGGTGGTTCATCGAGTCGGCGAAGGCCCAGGCACGGGTGCTGGCGATCGCGCCGGGCCTCCAGGTGCCGCTCTTGCTCTTCAGCGGAGCGGAGGACGGCGTGGCGAAGGTGGAGACCGGACGCGCCTTCTTCGATGCCGTGGGCTCCCGCGACAAGGTGTACAAGGCGTATCCGGGGATGCGTCACGAGCCGCTCAACGAGCTCGGGCGCGAGCAGGTCTTCCGGGACATCTGCAACTGGATCTCCGAACGTCTCTGA